The following coding sequences are from one Paraburkholderia caballeronis window:
- a CDS encoding IclR family transcriptional regulator has translation MNAPYEVPALKRIHDILDVLSRASAPVKPAALADATGLSRSTLYLMLDSLERRHWIEKRPDGYIIGLTLFELGSAYVRHDRLQEIFRKEAASFVAAHNEVAQLAVLDGEQVVYIAREDAARPVRLVSDLGSRLPAHCCALGKALLASMTDDEVCALLPKRLAPVTSRTVTRRADLLDALAAIRRSGLAHEREEVSAGLTCFAAFVGVTALGKRVAVSTSLPLERIDAKREKRIAIAIVEMAHRIGKAL, from the coding sequence GCGAGCGCGCCCGTGAAACCGGCCGCGCTCGCCGACGCCACCGGGCTGTCGCGCAGCACGCTCTACCTGATGCTCGATTCGCTGGAGCGCCGGCACTGGATCGAGAAGCGGCCGGACGGCTACATCATCGGGCTCACGCTGTTCGAACTCGGCAGCGCGTATGTGCGGCACGACCGGCTGCAGGAGATTTTCCGCAAGGAGGCGGCATCGTTCGTCGCCGCGCACAACGAGGTTGCGCAGCTTGCGGTGCTCGACGGCGAGCAGGTCGTCTACATCGCGCGCGAGGATGCGGCGCGACCGGTGCGGCTCGTGTCCGATCTCGGCTCGCGGCTGCCCGCGCATTGCTGCGCGCTCGGCAAGGCGCTGCTCGCGAGCATGACCGACGACGAAGTGTGCGCGCTGCTGCCGAAGCGCCTCGCGCCGGTGACCAGCCGGACCGTCACGCGGCGCGCGGACCTGCTGGACGCGCTCGCCGCGATCCGCCGCTCGGGCCTCGCGCACGAGCGCGAGGAAGTGAGCGCGGGACTCACGTGCTTCGCGGCGTTCGTCGGCGTGACCGCGCTCGGCAAGCGCGTGGCGGTCAGCACGAGCCTGCCGCTCGAACGGATCGACGCGAAACGCGAGAAGCGCATTGCGATCGCGATCGTCGAGATGGCGCATCGCATCGGCAAGGCGTTATGA